The genomic DNA TTGTAAACATTGACAGATAAATTGTTTTTCATCATGTTACGAATAATTGATTTTCCCATGACACCCGTTCCAATAAAGCCGATTTTAGACATAGTAGCTTCCTCCGTTCTTAAAATAAAAAACTTTCCTCCTTCAGTATAAACGAAGGAGGAAAGTTTTGCAGTTTATTTTCTTAAAGATGTAAATTTTACTTTAATTTTTTTTATTGAGTCCGCATTTTCTTTTTCCATTTGAAGTTGATCAAAGTAAATCAATGTGTCTTGATAAAATTCAATCATTTTGTTGCCAAAGTTTGTAGAAGAAATTTCAAATAATTTTTCATCTAAAATAGTTTGGTCCATTTTAATATTTGCTTGTATATAGTCAATCAATGTTGGGGCAAAATCACTGTCTGTCTTAAAAGTTTTGCCTAAGCTTTCATGATCAAATAAATTATTTAAATAGGCGTTCCCTTCTGCAATACATTGAACACCAGCAGCCATCGCTTCTGTATAAGTTAAGCCTTGTGTTTCCGACGTTGAGGCGCTGACAAAATAGTCAGCAGCTTTATAATAAATCGCGACTTCTTCATTTGGCACTTCACCCGTAAATTGAACGTATTCACTGACTTCTAGTTCTTCTGCTAATTCTTTTAAATCCTCTAAATAGGGACCATTTCCAACTATTACTAAACGAGTTTGTGGTAATTTTTCAATAACTTGTGGTAACCCTTGAATAATTGCTTGAATATTTTTTTCATAAGAAATTCGACTTAACGATAACAACATAATCTGTTGCTCTTCAATACCTAGTTGTTGACGCATTCCAGCGATCATTTCCTCAGTAATATCGGGACGTAAAAACTTATCAATTTCGATCCCTGTTGGAATAATTCTCATTGGTGCGGTTACTCCATAATCCCGTAATTTTTCAATTACACGTTCACTGGGACAAACAACACCTGTCGTATGATTTGTAAACACTCTTGAAAAGAATTTAACATGTGATGGACGGACAACTTTTCCTTTAGCAATATAATGTAAGTAATCTTCATACATCGTATGATACGTATGGATGACAGGAATTTTCATTTTTTTCCCAACCATTTTCCCTAAAATACCCGCACCAAATTCAGTATGTGTATGAATTAAATCTAATTCCAATTCTTTGGCAATTAAATAGGCGTACCACATACCGCGAACCACTACTCGGCGATCTTTAAAAGACACGAATGGCACACTAGGCATTCGTATGACATCTTCTTCAAAATCAGTCGCGTTAGGATCGGTTGTCGTAAAAATATACACTTCATGGCCGTGCTTTTCTAATTCATCTTTTAAGGTCTTAATAGAAGTCGCTACCCCACTCACTTGCGGGAAATACGTATCAGTAAAAAAACCAATTTTCACTCTCATTACCTCCATTTCATCTAACAATAACTGCCTTCAATATTTGTTAAGATAAGACTGTTTCGTAGACTTCTTTTAACTCGTAACCAATTTGCTTGATACTTCTTTGCTCTGCTACTTGATAGCCTGCTTCTCTAGTGCTAGGTATTTTCCCTTCTAATAAGCCTTCAATATATTTTTTAAATTCTTCAATAGAATGACCCATATAACAATTTTCATTAGCTACTAGCCAGCCTTGATAAACTGGAATATCACGCACTAAAACTTGTTGCTGACTAGCTAATGCTTCTAAAACAACAATTCCTTCCGTTTCTTCACGAGAAGGGAAAAAGAAGAGATTCGCTGCCGCATAGGCCCCTTCGATGACATCTCCTTTAATATAACCTGGGAAAATAACATTTTCTGGATGATCTTCTTTAACTAATTGTCGGATATTTTTTGGGATAGAATACATTGGTGTATCACCAAACCAAATAAATTGATACTCTGGTAACTGTCGCGCAACTTCAATAAAATCAGTGATTCCTTTGCGTTCAAAAAATAATCCCACACAAATAATTACTTTTTTCTCTTCATCTATTTTAAAATATTCTCGGAATTTTTGTTCCTTTTCTTCTGAAGGATAAAAGCGTGATAAATCAATACCATTTGAGATAGCCGAAATAGGCACTTTAATGCCATATCCTTCTAGCAATGTTTTAGAATACGGTGTTGGTGTAATTAAATGATCCGCTTTGGAATACAAACTGATAAGATATTTTTTTACTAATGGTGCCAGTTGATTAGACCCAATAAAGGAATTACGAAAATCTTCTTCTGTCGAATGGGCATGATAAATAACTTTTTTTCCTAGTTTGCGTGCTTTTCTGACCATACGATGGCTATTTACGCCATATGTATTAATATGCAATATATCATAGTCACTACAATCAGCATCTAATGTATATTCTATTCCAACTTCAGAGAGCGCTCGTTTCTGGTGATCTAATGCTCGACCAATGCCTGATTTAGCTAAGATTTTCTCACCTTCAAAATATAACAATATTTTCAAACCCGCTCCTCCTTTTCTGCTTTACTAACTATAATAAACACAACTAACTATAATAAACACATTATACCATAGCTAAAATTTGATGTATTCATTCTTCGGTAGGATCCTTTTAATCTTATAAATGTTTTTAAAGTCCCTTCTTCAAGCTTATCAAAAAATAGTGAATAAAACAAAAAAAGCAAAAACCAAGTTGGTTTTTGCTTTTGCTCAACTCCGGCAGTAGGACTCGAACCTACGACATCATGATTAACAGTCATGCGCTACTACCAACTGAGCTATGCCGGAATAATCGCGTGGCGACGTCCTACTCTCACAAAGGGAAACCCTTCACTACAATCGGCGCTAAGAAGCTTAACTTCTGTGTTCGGCATGGGAACAGGTGTATCCTTCTCGCTATCGCCACCACACTGGGTGTTGTTTCTTATTGAGTTGAATCTTCATTCACTCAAAACTGGATTGAAGTTTGAATCAAAATAACCAAGTTGCTTTTACTTATCCATTCTTTGGTTAAGTCCTCGACCGATTAGTATTGGTCCGCTCCAACTATCACTAGCCTTCCACTTCCAACCTATCTACCTGATCATCTCTCAGGGGTCTTACTTTCTTAAAGAAATGGGAAATCTCATCTTGAGGTGGGCTTCACACTTAGATGCTTTCAGCGTTTATCCCTTCCCTACATAGCTACCCAGCAATGCCCTTGGCAGAACAACTGGTACACCAGCGGTAAGTCCATCCCGGTCCTCTCGTACTAAGGACAGCTCCTCTCAAATTTCCAACGCCCGCGACGGATAGGGACCGAACTGTCTCACGACGTTCTGAACCCAGCTCGCGTGCCGCTTTAATGGGCGAACAGCCCAACCCTTGGGACCGACTACAGCCCCAGGATGCGACGAGCCGACATCGAGGTGCCAAACCTCCCCGTCGATGTGGACTCTTGGGGGAGATAAGCCTGTTATCCCCAGGGTAGCTTTTATCCGTTGAGCGATGGCCCTTCCATGCGGAACCACCGGATCACTAAGCCCGACTTTCGTCCCTGCTCGACTTGTAGGTCTCGCAGTCAAGCTCCCTTCTGCCTTTACACTCTTCGAATGATTTCCAACCATTCTGAGGGAACCTTTGGGCGCCTCCGTTACCTTTTAGGAGGCGACCGCCCCAGTCAAACTGCCCATCTGACACTGTCTCCCACCACGATTAGTGGTGCGGGTTAGAGGGTTCATAACACAAGGGTAGTATCCCACCAGCGCCTCCTCCGAAACTAGCGTTCCGGTCTCATCGGCTCCTACCTATCCTGTACATGTGGTACAAACACTCAATATCAAACTACAGTAAAGCTCCATGGGGTCTTTCCGTCCTGTCGCGGGTAACCTGCATCTTCACAGGTACTAAAATTTCACCGAGTCTCTCGTTGAGACAGTGCCCAAATCGTTACGCCTTTCGTGCGGGTCGGAACTTACCCGACAAGGAATTTCGCTACCTTAGGACCGTTATAGTTACGGCCGCCGTTTACTGGGGCTTCAATTCTGAGCTTCGCCGAAGCTAACCCATCCTCTTAACCTTCCAGCACCGGGCAGGCGTCAGCCCCTATACTTCATCTTACGATTTTGCAGAGACCTGTGTTTTTGATAAACAGTCGCTTGGGCCTATTCACTGCGGCTGACCGAAGTCAGCACCCCTTCTCCCGAAGTTACGGGGTCATTTTGCCGAGTTCCTTAACGAGAGTTCGCTCGCTCACCTTAGGATACTCTCCTCGACTACCTGTGTCGGTTTACGGTACGGGCAGTTGTTTTCTCACTAGAAGCTTTTCTTGGCAGTGTGACATCAGGAACTTCGCTACTATTATTTCGCTCCCCGTCACAACTTGTCCTTAAAGAGTAAAGCATTTAACTCTACTCAAGACTCATTGCTTGGACATGCACTTCCAATCGCATGCATTCCTTAGCCTACTGCGTCCCTCCATTGCTCAAACAAAAACAACTGGTACAGGAATATCAACCTGTTGTCCATCGCCTACGCCTATCGGCCTCGGCTTAGGTCCCGACTAACCCTGGGCGGACGAGCCTTCCCCAGGAAACCTTAGTCATACGGTGGACAGGATTCTCACCTGTCTTTCGCTACTCATACCGGCATTCTCACTTCTAAGCGCTCCAGCCGTCCTCACGATCGACCTTCAACGCCCTTAGAACGCTCTCCTACCACTACACCTAATGGTGTAGTCCACAGCTTCGGTAATATGTTTAGCCCCGGTACATTTTCGGCGCAGGGTCACTCGACTAGTGAGCTATTACGCACTCTTTAAATGGTGGCTGCTTCTAAGCCAACATCCTAGTTGTCTGTGCAACCCCACATCCTTTTCCACTTAACATATATTTTGGGACCTTAGCTGGTGGTCTGGGCTGTTTCCCTTTCGACTACGGATCTTATCACTCGCAGTCTGACTCCCGGATATAAATGAATGGCATTCGGAGTTTATCTGAATTCGGTAACCCGAGATGGGCCCCTAGTCCAAACAGTGCTCTACCTCCATCATTCTCAATTCCGAGGCTAGCCCTAAAGCTATTTCGGAGAGAACCAGCTATCTCCAAGTTCGTTTGGAATTTCTCCGCTACCCACACCTCATCCCCGCACTTTTCAACGTACGTGGGTTCGGTCCTCCAGTGCGTTTTACCGCACCTTCAACCTGGACATGGGTAGATCACATGGTTTCGGGTCTACGACTACATACTCATTCGCCCTATTCAGACTCGCTTTCGCTGCGGCTCCGTCTCTTCGACTTAACCTCGCATGCAATCGTAACTCGCCGGTTCATTCTACAAAAGGCACGCCATCACTCATTAACGAGCTTTGACTTGTTGTAGGCACACGGTTTCAGGATCTATTTCACTCCCCTTCCGGGGTGCTTTTCACCTTTCCCTCACGGTACTGGTTCACTATCGGTCACTAGGGAGTATTTAGCCTTGCGGGATGGTCCCCGCGGATTCCGACGGAATTTCTCGTGTTCCGCCGTACTCAGGATCCTCCTAGGTGTTGTCAGCATTTCGTCTACGGGGCTTTCACCCTCTTTAGCGGAATTTTCCAAATCCTTCAACTATACTAACAGACTACCATATTGGAGTCCTACAACCCCAACAAGCAAGCTTGTTGGTTTGGGCTCTTCCCGTTTCGCTCGCCGCTACTCAGGGAATCGAATTTTCTTTCTCTTCCTGCAGGTACTAAGATGTTTCAGTTCTCTGCGTCTACCTCTAATCAGCTATGTATTCACTGAAAAGTAATATCCTATAAAAGATATTGGGTTCCCCCATTCGGAAATCTCTGGATCATAGCTTACTTACAGCTCCCCAAAGCATATCGGTGTTAGTCCCGTCCTTCATCGGCTCCTAGTGCCAAGGCATCCACCGTGCGCCCTTATTCACTTAACCTTATCAACCTTACGGTTGGGTCTTGATCACTTCTTCTAGCGATAGAAGGTTAATCAATAAATAAGCAATTGAACTTATTAAAAAACTCATTCAACGCGGTGTTCTCGGTTTGTTTTGATTCTTTTTACTTCAATATCCAGTTTTCAATGAACGAATCTGATAGCAAAAGCTATCAATGGAGCCTAGCGGGATCGAACCGCTGACCTCCTGCGTGCAAAGCAGGCGCTCTCCCAGCTGAGCTAAGGCCCCGAATTTATTTGATTGAGAGTAGACCTCTCAAAACTGAACAAAGTAAAGACGAAATGTGTATTTCCGTAATATTCCTTAGAAAGGAGGTGATCCAGCCGCACCTTCCGATACGGCTACCTTGTTACGACTTCACCCCAATCATCTATCCCACCTTAGGCGGCTGGCTCCAAAAAGGTTACCTCACCGACTTCGGGTGTTACAAACTCTCGTGGTGTGACGGGCGGTGTGTACAAGGCCCGGGAACGTATTCACCGCGGCGTGCTGATCCGCGATTACTAGCGATTCCGGCTTCATGCAGGCGAGTTGCAGCCTGCAATCCGAACTGAGAGAAGCTTTAAGAGATTTGCATGACCTCGCGGTCTAGCGACTCGTTGTACTTCCCATTGTAGCACGTGTGTAGCCCAGGTCATAAGGGGCATGATGATTTGACGTCATCCCCACCTTCCTCCGGTTTGTCACCGGCAGTCTCGCTAGAGTGCCCAACTAAATGATGGCAACTAACAATAAGGGTTGCGCTCGTTGCGGGACTTAACCCAACATCTCACGACACGAGCTGACGACAACCATGCACCACCTGTCACTTTGTCCCCGAAGGGAAAGCTCTATCTCTAGAGTGGTCAAAGGATGTCAAGACCTGGTAAGGTTCTTCGCGTTGCTTCGAATTAAACCACATGCTCCACCGCTTGTGCGGGCCCCCGTCAATTCCTTTGAGTTTCAACCTTGCGGTCGTACTCCCCAGGCGGAGTGCTTAATGCGTTTGCTGCAGCACTGAAGGGCGGAAACCCTCCAACACTTAGCACTCATCGTTTACGGCGTGGACTACCAGGGTATCTAATCCTGTTTGCTCCCCACGCTTTCGAGCCTCAGCGTCAGTTACAGACCAGAGAGCCGCCTTCGCCACTGGTGTTCCTCCATATATCTACGCATTTCACCGCTACACATGGAATTCCACTCTCCTCTTCTGCACTCAAGTCTCCCAGTTTCCAATGACCCTCCCCGGTTGAGCCGGGGGCTTTCACATCAGACTTAAGAAACCGCCTGCGCTCGCTTTACGCCCAATAAATCCGGACAACGCTTGCCACCTACGTATTACCGCGGCTGCTGGCACGTAGTTAGCCGTGGCTTTCTGGTTAGATACCGTCAGGGGACGTTCAGTTACTAACGTCCTTGTTCTTCTCTAACAACAGAGTTTTACGATCCGAAAACCTTCTTCACTCACGCGGCGTTGCTCGGTCAGACTTTCGTCCATTGCCGAAGATTCCCTACTGCTGCCTCCCGTAGGAGTCTGGGCCGTGTCTCAGTCCCAGTGTGGCCGATCACCCTCTCAGGTCGGCTATGCATCGTGGCCTTGGTGAGCCGTTACCTCACCAACTAGCTAATGCACCGCGGGTCCATCCATCAGCGACACCCGAAAGCGCCTTTCACTCTTATGCCATGCGGCATAAACTGTTATGCGGTATTAGCACCTGTTTCCAAGTGTTATCCCCCTCTGATGGGTAGGTTACCCACGTGTTACTCACCCGTCCGCCACTCCTCTTTCCAATTGAGTGCAAGCACTCGGGAGAAAAGAAGCGTTCGACTTGCATGTATTAGGCACGCCGCCAGCGTTCGTCCTGAGCCAGGATCAAACTCTCATAATAAAAGTTAGAACAATCTTACGATTGTTAAGCTCAATTGTTTGCTAGCATATTGCTTGCTTGTTAAAAATGTTTGTTGTCTTGAATTGAATCAAGACGCCCTACACATTTGGTTCGTCTATTCTTTGTTCAGTTTTCAAAGGTCTACGTTACCTCGCAGCAACTTTTATATCATAACAAACTTTCGTTTGAATGTCAAGAACTTTTTTTGAAAAAGTTTTTTAAGTTGTTTTGCTTGGTTGTTGTTGTCTGTTGTGACAACTTCTATATCTTATCATCTCGTTTGTTATTTGTCAACAACTTTTTTGTTGTTTTTTCAAACTTTTTTCGAGAGATTTGAAATCAAGAATTGTTATTTAATTATTGATTTCTGAATCGCTCAGCTGTGTGACTCGCCTTGCGACATGTAATAATATATCAAGATTTTGATGTTTGGTCAACACTTTTTTTCAAAAAAATTAAAAGAAGTTTTCAATCTGTTTTCATTCTTTTCAATTATTTCGTTTTTAAACTTTTTAAATCCTAATTGTCTATCAAAACAGTTTAATTCCTTACTAAAAA from Enterococcus faecalis includes the following:
- the bgsB gene encoding cell wall glycolipid biosynthesis glucosyltransferase BgsB; this encodes MKIGFFTDTYFPQVSGVATSIKTLKDELEKHGHEVYIFTTTDPNATDFEEDVIRMPSVPFVSFKDRRVVVRGMWYAYLIAKELELDLIHTHTEFGAGILGKMVGKKMKIPVIHTYHTMYEDYLHYIAKGKVVRPSHVKFFSRVFTNHTTGVVCPSERVIEKLRDYGVTAPMRIIPTGIEIDKFLRPDITEEMIAGMRQQLGIEEQQIMLLSLSRISYEKNIQAIIQGLPQVIEKLPQTRLVIVGNGPYLEDLKELAEELEVSEYVQFTGEVPNEEVAIYYKAADYFVSASTSETQGLTYTEAMAAGVQCIAEGNAYLNNLFDHESLGKTFKTDSDFAPTLIDYIQANIKMDQTILDEKLFEISSTNFGNKMIEFYQDTLIYFDQLQMEKENADSIKKIKVKFTSLRK
- the bgsA gene encoding cell wall glycolipid biosynthesis glucosyltransferase BgsA; this encodes MKILLYFEGEKILAKSGIGRALDHQKRALSEVGIEYTLDADCSDYDILHINTYGVNSHRMVRKARKLGKKVIYHAHSTEEDFRNSFIGSNQLAPLVKKYLISLYSKADHLITPTPYSKTLLEGYGIKVPISAISNGIDLSRFYPSEEKEQKFREYFKIDEEKKVIICVGLFFERKGITDFIEVARQLPEYQFIWFGDTPMYSIPKNIRQLVKEDHPENVIFPGYIKGDVIEGAYAAANLFFFPSREETEGIVVLEALASQQQVLVRDIPVYQGWLVANENCYMGHSIEEFKKYIEGLLEGKIPSTREAGYQVAEQRSIKQIGYELKEVYETVLS